The Chryseobacterium sp. 7 genome includes a region encoding these proteins:
- a CDS encoding PaaI family thioesterase, whose protein sequence is MNPRQVADYMFNQDYFSQWMNIKMIEVKENYCLIEMPIKKEMLNGLKTVHGGVTFAFADSALAFSSNNTGDAAVALNCIINFTKAGKEGDIFRAESILVNDTRKTAVYDIQITNQNKELIAKFVGTVYKIGKKVTEL, encoded by the coding sequence ATGAATCCAAGACAAGTAGCAGATTATATGTTCAATCAGGATTATTTTTCCCAGTGGATGAATATTAAAATGATTGAAGTAAAAGAAAATTACTGTTTAATAGAAATGCCGATCAAGAAGGAGATGCTGAATGGGCTTAAGACAGTTCATGGTGGAGTTACCTTTGCTTTTGCAGACTCTGCGCTGGCATTCTCTTCCAACAATACCGGTGATGCTGCTGTAGCATTGAATTGTATCATCAACTTTACCAAAGCAGGAAAAGAAGGCGATATTTTCAGGGCGGAAAGTATTTTGGTGAATGACACCAGAAAAACAGCCGTGTATGACATTCAAATTACCAATCAAAATAAAGAACTGATCGCAAAATTTGTAGGAACAGTCTACAAAATCGGGAAAAAAGTAACAGAATTATAA
- a CDS encoding DUF6624 domain-containing protein, producing the protein MRKIVALLFGISTLLLNAQQKVNESLKKELDAIMKTDQGYRKLFHTGITPEKKEQLLKDLNIDQEEFKKKDWLLVAEQDSLNMQKIENIIAQYGYPGKTLVGEPTNKAAWFVIQHSTKIGKYLPLIKEAGKNKEIPFTLVAMMEDRSLMDEDKEQIYGTQGKGEMTKDKDGKQVFISFVWPVKDLENVNKRRKEAGFDSTIEENAKRMFGQDFKYEPYTLKQVLELRNKNK; encoded by the coding sequence ATGAGAAAAATAGTTGCACTGCTCTTTGGGATTTCAACCCTTCTGTTGAATGCTCAGCAGAAAGTGAACGAATCTTTGAAAAAAGAACTTGATGCTATCATGAAGACAGATCAGGGATACAGAAAGCTTTTTCATACCGGGATAACTCCTGAGAAAAAAGAACAGCTGCTGAAAGATCTGAATATAGACCAGGAAGAATTCAAAAAGAAAGACTGGCTGCTGGTGGCAGAACAGGATAGTTTGAACATGCAGAAAATCGAAAATATTATTGCTCAATATGGCTATCCTGGAAAAACATTGGTTGGGGAACCTACAAATAAGGCAGCTTGGTTCGTGATCCAGCATTCAACCAAAATTGGAAAATACCTGCCTCTCATTAAGGAAGCCGGAAAAAATAAAGAAATTCCTTTCACATTGGTTGCCATGATGGAAGATAGATCTTTGATGGATGAGGACAAAGAGCAGATCTATGGAACACAGGGAAAAGGAGAAATGACAAAAGATAAGGATGGAAAACAAGTCTTCATCAGCTTTGTTTGGCCTGTCAAAGATCTTGAGAATGTTAATAAAAGAAGAAAAGAAGCTGGCTTCGATTCTACCATTGAAGAAAACGCCAAAAGAATGTTCGGACAAGATTTCAAATATGAACCCTATACTTTAAAACAGGTTTTAGAACTAAGAAATAAAAACAAATAA
- the pcaF gene encoding 3-oxoadipyl-CoA thiolase, producing MNNVYIIDYVRTPISKLQGGLSEVRADDLAAIVIKEVVARNPEVPVEEIEDVIFGCANQAGEDNRNVARMGLLLAGLPYKIGGETVNRLCASGMSAVANAFRSIAAGEGEIYIAGGVENMTRSPYVMSKPSAAFGRDSQMFDTTFGWRFINPKMKELYGVDGMGETAENLADIHHINREDQDKFALWSQQKATKAQESGRLAEEIVKVEIPQRKGDPIVFEKDEFIKPTSSMEGLAKLRPAFRKEGTVTAGNASGMNDGAAALILASEEAVKKYGLKPKAKILGSSVAGVEPRIMGIGPVEAAQKLLKRLDLSLQDMDIIELNEAFAAQALAVTRSLGLKDDDARINPNGGAIAIGHPLGVSGARIVGSAAIELQKQDKKYALCTLCIGVGQGYAMVIEKV from the coding sequence ATGAACAACGTATACATCATAGACTATGTCAGAACTCCCATTTCAAAATTACAGGGAGGGTTATCAGAAGTAAGAGCTGATGATTTAGCTGCTATTGTGATCAAAGAAGTGGTAGCAAGAAATCCTGAAGTTCCTGTAGAAGAAATTGAAGACGTTATTTTCGGATGTGCCAATCAGGCGGGTGAAGATAACAGAAATGTTGCAAGAATGGGACTTTTATTAGCTGGTCTTCCTTATAAAATCGGTGGCGAGACAGTTAATAGACTTTGTGCATCAGGAATGTCTGCTGTAGCCAATGCATTTCGTTCCATCGCAGCAGGAGAAGGAGAAATTTATATTGCTGGAGGAGTAGAGAATATGACACGTTCTCCTTATGTGATGTCAAAACCAAGTGCAGCTTTTGGTAGAGACAGTCAGATGTTTGATACTACTTTCGGATGGCGTTTCATCAACCCAAAAATGAAAGAATTATACGGAGTTGACGGAATGGGAGAAACTGCAGAAAACCTTGCAGATATTCACCATATTAATAGAGAAGATCAGGATAAATTTGCCCTTTGGTCTCAGCAGAAAGCTACAAAAGCTCAGGAAAGCGGAAGACTGGCAGAAGAAATTGTAAAAGTTGAGATTCCTCAGAGAAAAGGAGATCCAATCGTTTTTGAAAAAGATGAATTCATCAAACCAACTTCTTCAATGGAAGGGTTGGCAAAACTTCGTCCGGCTTTCAGAAAAGAAGGAACAGTAACAGCTGGAAACGCTTCAGGAATGAATGACGGTGCAGCCGCTTTGATTTTAGCAAGTGAAGAAGCCGTTAAAAAATATGGTTTAAAACCAAAGGCAAAAATTCTGGGATCTTCCGTAGCGGGTGTAGAACCAAGAATTATGGGAATCGGACCTGTAGAAGCTGCCCAAAAACTATTGAAAAGATTAGATCTTTCTCTTCAAGATATGGACATCATTGAACTCAATGAAGCATTTGCAGCACAGGCGCTTGCAGTAACAAGAAGCTTAGGTTTAAAAGATGACGATGCAAGAATAAATCCTAATGGAGGAGCTATTGCCATCGGCCACCCACTGGGAGTTTCCGGAGCGAGAATAGTAGGTTCTGCTGCAATAGAACTTCAGAAGCAGGATAAAAAATATGCATTGTGTACCCTTTGTATCGGTGTCGGGCAAGGATATGCAATGGTCATCGAAAAAGTGTAA
- a CDS encoding transferase hexapeptide repeat family protein — protein MNIYSYHGIRPIIKRTAYIHPQAVIIGNVEIGEEVYIGPNAVIRGDWGKIIIKDGANVQENCTLHVFPNIETILEESAHIGHGAIIHSGHIGKNCLIGMNSVVMDKAYIGDESIVGALAFVPANFRCEPRKLVVGSPAKIIRDVSDEMIHWKTEGTKLYQELAREGKEAILPCDPFTEYVQQIPTKIVDYSIWDDVK, from the coding sequence ATGAACATCTACTCATACCACGGAATCCGTCCCATTATAAAACGAACTGCTTACATTCATCCACAGGCAGTCATTATCGGGAATGTAGAAATAGGCGAAGAAGTATATATCGGTCCCAATGCGGTAATTCGTGGTGACTGGGGAAAAATTATCATTAAAGACGGAGCCAATGTACAGGAAAACTGTACTCTTCACGTTTTCCCGAATATAGAAACTATCCTGGAAGAATCAGCACACATTGGACACGGAGCTATTATTCATTCAGGGCATATCGGAAAGAACTGTCTGATTGGAATGAACTCGGTAGTAATGGATAAAGCCTATATTGGTGACGAAAGTATCGTGGGAGCACTGGCTTTTGTGCCCGCCAATTTCAGATGCGAACCAAGAAAACTGGTTGTAGGAAGCCCTGCAAAAATTATCCGTGATGTTTCAGACGAAATGATTCATTGGAAAACAGAAGGAACAAAACTATATCAGGAGCTGGCAAGAGAAGGAAAAGAAGCCATCTTGCCTTGTGATCCTTTTACAGAATACGTCCAGCAGATCCCAACCAAAATTGTGGATTATAGCATCTGGGATGATGTAAAATAA
- a CDS encoding transposase, whose protein sequence is MINTENFEFEGAYHIFSHVNGTEVIFREPSNYQFFLEKVEKYILPIADIYAYCLLPNHFHLLLRFKNFNDVNSENEHQFLMKRFSNLLNAYAKAYNKRYNRKGALFLNAVKRKKISDEKYLLKVLHYIHNNPINHGFVNSIDQWRHSSYNSYITPEKESKLDRKEIMRYFDSVEIFRNYHKSIIEYDFLNFE, encoded by the coding sequence ATGATTAATACAGAAAATTTTGAATTTGAAGGAGCATATCACATTTTCTCTCATGTAAATGGGACTGAAGTTATTTTTCGTGAACCATCAAATTATCAATTTTTTCTGGAAAAGGTAGAAAAATATATTCTTCCGATAGCTGATATTTATGCTTATTGTCTATTACCTAATCATTTTCATTTGTTGTTAAGATTTAAGAATTTTAATGATGTGAATAGTGAAAATGAGCATCAGTTTTTAATGAAGCGTTTTAGTAATTTATTGAATGCATATGCTAAAGCTTATAACAAAAGATATAATAGGAAAGGTGCTCTTTTTTTGAATGCGGTAAAACGGAAAAAAATATCAGATGAGAAATATTTATTGAAAGTTCTCCATTACATCCATAATAATCCGATTAATCACGGGTTTGTAAATAGTATTGATCAATGGAGGCATTCTTCGTATAATTCATATATAACTCCTGAAAAAGAAAGTAAATTGGATAGAAAGGAAATCATGCGGTATTTTGATTCGGTAGAAATTTTTAGAAATTATCATAAGTCTATTATTGAATATGACTTTTTAAATTTTGAATAA
- a CDS encoding alpha/beta hydrolase has protein sequence MIKKIALACSIMFAVGSTLSAQMVTTKPLTIGEVRTIKSKTLNEDRTLNIYLPQGYDKTKSYPVIYLLDGSMNEDFIHVTGLVQFFNQMYSMPETIVIGVANVDRKRDFTFHTDLKDLQKDYPTTGHSDKFIEFMEKELKPYVESQFKTTDKYLFGQSLGGLLATEILLKKPEMFNNYFIISPSLWWDDESLLKQTPQLLSKLPDTKKFVYVSVGKGEHPVMIKDAEAFYDVLKKAGKKNWTLEYKMMETDNHATILHRSLYEGLVKMFPYQEPK, from the coding sequence ATGATTAAAAAAATTGCACTTGCATGCAGTATAATGTTTGCGGTGGGGAGTACACTGTCTGCACAGATGGTTACTACAAAACCACTTACAATAGGAGAAGTGAGGACCATTAAGTCCAAAACATTAAATGAAGACAGAACGCTGAATATTTATCTTCCACAGGGATATGATAAAACAAAATCATATCCGGTGATCTATCTGTTGGATGGAAGTATGAATGAAGATTTTATTCATGTGACAGGGTTAGTACAATTCTTTAATCAGATGTATTCCATGCCGGAAACCATTGTAATAGGAGTTGCTAATGTAGACAGAAAAAGAGACTTTACTTTTCATACGGATTTAAAAGACTTGCAGAAAGATTATCCTACAACAGGGCACTCTGATAAGTTTATTGAATTCATGGAAAAGGAATTAAAGCCTTATGTGGAAAGTCAGTTTAAAACAACAGATAAATACCTTTTTGGTCAGTCTTTGGGAGGACTTTTGGCGACAGAAATCCTTTTGAAAAAACCGGAAATGTTTAATAATTATTTTATCATCAGTCCAAGTTTGTGGTGGGATGACGAAAGTCTTTTAAAACAGACCCCACAACTGCTTTCAAAATTACCGGATACGAAAAAGTTTGTTTATGTTTCTGTAGGGAAAGGAGAACATCCTGTAATGATAAAGGATGCTGAAGCTTTCTACGATGTTTTGAAAAAAGCAGGAAAGAAAAATTGGACACTGGAATATAAAATGATGGAAACAGACAATCATGCAACCATTCTTCACAGAAGCTTATATGAAGGATTAGTGAAAATGTTTCCATATCAGGAACCGAAATAA
- the paaZ gene encoding phenylacetic acid degradation bifunctional protein PaaZ, which yields MEKLKNYIYGQWVEGTGSGVPLYNAVTGEQVAVSDTEGLNFEQALDYGRTVGYKNLSSMTFYDRGEMLKKVALYLLERKKKYYDLSYKTGATHVDSWVDIEGGFGTFFTYSGLAKRMLPNTSFWVDGDTQKISANGTFLGTHILTPSEGVSVQINAYNFPVWGMLEKLSTSLLAGVPSIVKPSPFGSYLTNAVFQDMIESGVLPEGAVQLVCGEPGNILDYVQDGDSVLFTGSANTGRKLKSLPSIAGNAVRFNMEADSLNCSILGLEAKPGTPEFDLFIKEVRNEMTTKAGQKCTAIRRIIVPEHLIGDVQNALSKALDQTKIGNPLSRETKMGSLVGRQQYEEVLRKVNLLKSETELVYDGKHELVDANYENGAFMSPKLFLNDKPFEKNISHDVEAFGPVSTLMPYKDAEEAAALAKRGKGSLVGSIISHDENFIAETSWKMASQHGRIFVLNRDNAKESTGHGSPLPTLMHGGPGRAGGGEEMGGLSGLHFFLQKTAIQGSPDVLKAITKIYQQGAEKKFSDKHPFQKYFEEVEVGDSLETAGRTVTDADIVNFSNVSWDHFYAHTDATSLTGTIFDKTVAHGYFILSAAAGLFVSGKKGPVIANYGLEDCSFFKPVYAGDTITVYLTAKEKINRGVKGRNIPSGVVKWLVEVVNQRDEVVCVATILTLVAKQSPFIDLNVKNVQKILNGLTETTPALWGKMSPQQMLEHLEQAVLVSFGEPEAEKCFTPEEHLEKWQDSLYNHRAMPKEFTAPFLPQDGSLPEPTHKNLEAAKLSFMDNLKKFVIYYKENPQAEHMNYVFGKLNKEMWELMHKKHFTHHFQQFGLI from the coding sequence ATGGAAAAGTTAAAAAACTATATCTACGGACAATGGGTAGAAGGTACCGGAAGCGGAGTTCCTTTGTACAATGCCGTTACAGGAGAGCAGGTAGCTGTTTCCGATACAGAAGGGCTTAATTTTGAACAGGCTCTTGACTACGGAAGAACCGTAGGATATAAAAACCTTTCTTCAATGACTTTCTATGACCGTGGGGAAATGCTGAAAAAAGTAGCACTTTACCTGTTGGAAAGAAAGAAAAAATACTATGATCTATCATATAAAACAGGAGCTACCCACGTTGATTCATGGGTTGATATTGAAGGAGGTTTTGGAACTTTCTTTACTTACTCAGGTTTAGCAAAAAGAATGCTTCCTAATACTTCATTTTGGGTAGATGGAGACACTCAGAAAATTTCTGCTAACGGAACTTTCTTAGGAACTCATATTTTAACACCTAGCGAAGGTGTTTCTGTACAGATCAACGCTTATAACTTTCCAGTATGGGGAATGTTGGAAAAACTTTCTACTTCTTTATTAGCTGGTGTTCCTTCTATTGTAAAACCATCTCCTTTCGGATCTTATCTTACCAATGCGGTATTTCAGGATATGATTGAGAGTGGAGTATTGCCTGAAGGTGCCGTACAGTTAGTATGTGGAGAACCGGGGAATATTTTAGATTATGTACAGGACGGAGACTCTGTATTATTTACAGGTTCAGCCAATACAGGAAGAAAATTAAAATCACTTCCATCCATTGCAGGAAATGCCGTTCGTTTCAATATGGAAGCAGATTCTTTGAACTGTTCTATCCTTGGATTGGAAGCAAAACCGGGAACTCCGGAATTTGATTTATTCATCAAAGAAGTTCGTAACGAAATGACAACAAAAGCGGGGCAGAAATGTACAGCGATCAGAAGAATTATCGTTCCTGAACACTTAATTGGTGACGTTCAGAATGCTTTGTCTAAAGCTTTGGATCAAACGAAAATCGGCAACCCATTAAGCAGAGAAACCAAAATGGGATCTTTAGTAGGAAGACAGCAGTATGAAGAAGTTCTGAGAAAAGTAAACCTATTAAAATCAGAAACAGAACTTGTCTATGATGGAAAACACGAACTGGTAGATGCCAACTACGAAAATGGAGCATTTATGAGTCCGAAACTATTCCTGAATGACAAACCTTTCGAAAAAAATATCTCTCACGATGTAGAAGCTTTCGGACCGGTATCTACATTAATGCCCTATAAAGATGCTGAAGAAGCCGCTGCATTGGCAAAAAGAGGAAAAGGAAGTTTAGTGGGATCTATCATTTCTCATGACGAGAACTTTATCGCTGAAACTTCCTGGAAAATGGCTTCCCAGCACGGAAGAATCTTTGTACTAAACAGAGATAATGCTAAAGAAAGCACAGGTCACGGTTCTCCACTTCCTACATTGATGCACGGAGGTCCTGGTAGAGCAGGTGGTGGTGAGGAAATGGGAGGATTAAGCGGTCTTCATTTTTTCTTACAGAAAACAGCCATTCAGGGATCACCTGATGTACTTAAAGCGATTACTAAGATCTATCAGCAGGGAGCAGAGAAAAAATTCTCAGATAAGCATCCTTTCCAGAAATATTTCGAAGAAGTAGAAGTAGGAGATTCTTTAGAAACAGCAGGTAGAACAGTTACCGATGCAGATATTGTAAACTTCTCCAATGTTTCATGGGATCATTTCTATGCCCATACCGATGCTACAAGTTTAACAGGTACTATCTTCGATAAAACTGTTGCCCACGGGTACTTCATTCTTTCAGCAGCAGCAGGATTATTCGTTTCAGGGAAAAAAGGACCAGTTATTGCCAACTATGGATTGGAGGATTGCAGTTTCTTCAAACCGGTATATGCCGGAGATACTATCACAGTGTATTTAACAGCAAAAGAAAAAATCAACAGAGGAGTAAAAGGAAGAAACATTCCTTCCGGTGTTGTAAAATGGCTGGTTGAGGTTGTGAATCAAAGAGATGAAGTTGTCTGTGTAGCAACGATTCTTACGTTGGTAGCAAAGCAATCTCCTTTCATTGATCTGAATGTGAAAAACGTTCAGAAAATATTGAATGGGCTAACGGAAACTACACCTGCTCTTTGGGGGAAAATGTCTCCTCAGCAGATGTTGGAACATTTGGAGCAAGCTGTATTGGTAAGTTTTGGAGAACCTGAGGCGGAAAAATGCTTTACTCCTGAAGAACATCTTGAAAAATGGCAGGATTCTCTTTACAATCACAGAGCAATGCCGAAAGAATTTACAGCACCGTTCCTTCCACAGGATGGTTCACTTCCGGAACCAACACACAAAAATCTGGAAGCAGCAAAACTATCATTCATGGATAACCTGAAAAAGTTTGTGATCTATTACAAAGAAAATCCACAGGCAGAACACATGAATTACGTTTTCGGTAAGCTGAATAAAGAAATGTGGGAACTGATGCATAAAAAGCATTTCACGCACCACTTCCAGCAGTTTGGATTGATATAA